The following is a genomic window from Malus sylvestris chromosome 12, drMalSylv7.2, whole genome shotgun sequence.
TGCGGACAGTGATGAAAGCCTTTCTTAAGACTAGATCTCCGGgttggaactgccggatctttGCCCTTTTATTATAGCTAGAAATGAGCTGTTGCTGGTAAACTGCGATTGTGGTGATGGTTTGTTCGCGACTCtcttctgccagatctaagtttGTAGCCATCTCTTCActgttctgctcaatgcttggCAGTAGAGTGTTGATGCTTGGCACAATGATGTTGGGAGGAATGATTGCTTTcgaaccaaatgccaaaaagaaatgagtctcaccagtcgctcgtcttttggtggtgcgatatgcccataaacatctggggagttcatctggccattttccctttttgtcgATGAGGGATTTCTTAAGGCAATCGAGGAttgtcttgttggatgcttcgtcCTGCTCATTTCTTGAGGATATCTTAGCATGGACATGTGTTGTTTGATGTcgtacttttggaagaacttcgctaAATCTTTTCCCACAAATTACGGGTCGTTGTCGGTGACGATTGACTGAGGGATGCCAActcggcaaatgatgttcctccatatgaaacgCTCTATGTCCATCTGAGTTGTGGTCCTCATGGGTTCTGCttttacccatttggtgaagtagtcggttgacACAATCATTATGCATCTGCCCCCAGTAGCAGGCGGCATAGGCCCTACCAGGTCAATCGCTCActgcatgaatggccaaggaCTCGTCTATGGGTGTAGTTCGCTGGCAGGCAGTGCTGGTACCGGTTTGTAGCATTGGCAGCGGTCGCACTTTtatactaactccttagcatcttggtgcaaggtaggccagtagtagcctgcgttaagagccttcTGTGCTAAAGATCGGCCTCCAAAGTGATTCCCACAAACGCCTTCATGGATTAAacttagaaccttcaagtcatcgaGAGGTGTTAGGCAACGGAGATGCGGTCCGGTCTAAGATCTTCGAACAAGAATGCCATTCCACGTATAGTAGCGTGCCGCCTTGATTTGGAGCTTTCTTGACTCTAATCTTTCGGTAGGGAGTGTGCCGCTGACCAAGTAGTCTATAATAGAACTTTGCCAGTTGGGAGTTacactaacctgtgacacttcgGATGTCGGCTccatctctatgcttggcttgtctagatattccaccGGAATAGAGCGTTTAAATTGGTGGTCGAGGGCGGAGCCTAAATCGGCTAGCGTATCTGCATGGGCATTGTCTGCCCGcggaacttgagtgagagtgtaTATCTAAAATGTCTCAAGCTGTTGGCGTACTTTCTCTAGGTATTGTGCCATCCTTGGGTGTTTTGCCGTGTATTCCCCAATAGCCTGGCTagtgattagttgggaatcagaatgaattgcgagcttccttaccgccaagtcttttgccattcgaaGGCCTGCTAGTAAGGCCTCGTACTCTACTTCattattggatgctttgaagcatAGAGTGATCATATGCTCGAGCATTGAGCCGTCTGGGGTAACAAGAACCACGCCTGCTCCTGAACCTTTGTTGTTAGATGCGTCGTCAACgtgcaaatgccagaaatctTCAGTTGGGGGTGTAAGCATGGCTAAGGTGTGTTCGGCTTCTAGAGTATTACTAGGCTGCTCTATTGCATTGCCTAGGCTAGGTGTGAATTCTGCTATGAAATCTGCTTAGGCTTGGCCTTTATCGCTGTGCGAGGTCGAAAAACTAAATcatattggccaagttccaataCCCATTTCATCACTCGTTAAGATGTGTCTGGACCATGTAAGATTGATCGTAAAGGATACTGAGTCATAACGATGACTGTATGAGCTTGAAAGTATGGTCTGAGCTTCCGAGCCGCAACAACTAacgccaaaattaattttttgatcTTCGGATATCTTGTTTCcgcatcgagaagagctttagaagtgtagaataccggTAATTAGGCCTCCAGCTCTTCTCACATGAGGGCAGAGCTCACTGCTACTTCGGAGCCTGCCAAGTAAATGTATAAATCCTCCGCTGCTTCCGGCTTGGATAGTAAGGAAGGTGATGAGAGatacttcttcaagtcttggaaagctttttcgcactcttcatcccatttgtctcTTTGTGCCCTCTTGATAGATTTGAAAAAAGGCTTACATCGATATGTGGATCGTGAGAGGAAGTAGTTGAAGGCAACTGCTCGTCcggtcaagctttggatctcTTTCAAGGTAGTTGGATATTTCATCTCTAGGATTGCTCGAATTTGCTTGGGATGTGCTTCAATTCCTCGTTAAGttactaagtaccctaggaattGGCTTGAAGATATTCCAAATGTGCATTTGGTAGGGTTGACTTTCATCTTGTATTTCCTAAAGATATTGAAAGTTTCTGCCAAATTGCAAATGTGATATGATTGCTGCTTGCCCTTTACCATGATATCGTCGACatagacctccatggttacccaaatttgctttttgaacatcatatttactagtctttggtaagtggctccctcgttcttgaggccaaagggcatgacctTGTAATAGTAGGTGCCCCGCTCTAGGATGCGGTTTTCTCCTTGTCGGGCTCGTgcatggctatttggttgtagccAGAGTATACGTCTAAGAAGCTGAGCAACTGGTTCCCAGAAGTTGAATCTACTAATAGATCGATCTGGAGGACTGGATAAGGGTCTTTTGGacatgctttgttgaggtcggtgtagtcTATGCAAACTCTCCATTTGCCCTCCTTTTTCTTCATGACTAGTACGACATTAGCAACCCATGCCGAGTGTGCTACCTCTTTTATGAATCCGGCCTCCAATAGGTTGTCAATTTCTGCCTCAATGATCGCTACTCGTTCGGGTGCGAAATGTCTTCTCTTTTGGATTACCGATTTGGCGGTAGGGTCGACATGCAGCTTATGGCAGGCCACATTGGGGTCAATGCGGGGCATGTCAGATGGTGACCATATGAAGACGTCTCGGTTTTCTCTAAGGAAAGTTGTGAGTTCTTCCTTTTCGTCTGGGCTTAGTCGTGAGCCAATTTTAGCCATCTTTTTCAGCTGatggggatcaagaatgatgtcttcGGCGTCCTTTTCGGGATTCCATCCTATCTCGTCTGCTTGGGCTCTATCTTCTTGATCCACTTGCTGTAATTTCTATTTGGTAGCCTCTTTGTCCTTTTGGAATTCGGTAGCCTCTATGGGGGTAAAGATCTTCTTCTTTGATTCTTTCAACATTTGCACAGTGCATCGTCGAGATGAAACCTGGTCAGACTTAATCTTTCCGACTCCTCCTCCCTAGATGCGGAATCGAattttttgatacttgacgGAAGTGACGGCATCCAGCTTGATCAACCAAGGTCTCCCAACAATCCCATTGTAGGGAGATGGATCACTTACGATCGTGAACGTTTGCTTTGAGACAACTGGCGGTGCTTTCACGTTAAGTGTAATGTGGCTGATGGCAGTTGAGGTGTGTCCATTGAATCCGGTAAATACCTCTGCTCGGCGTATGATTGTGTTTTCCAGGCCCATTTTCTGAATGACTGAGAGTTGAAGCAAGATGACTGCACTTCCATTGTCAACCATCATCCTGTCAACTATAGTATGGGCTAGTTGGACATATACTACTAATGCATCGTCGTGTGGGAAATCGACACCTTCTGCTTCCTGCTCAGTGAAGCCAATAATGGGTCCAGGTTGGGTATCGACTGCTTGAACTTGTGATATTAGTAAAGCCTCATGGGTCTTCCTCTTTTTGGAGTTATTAATGGCCCCCAAGTGCTCAGATTCAACGAAAATGCCATTGATTTGAATCATCTTGGTTGGCGGCTCCTCATCACCGTCTGTATTCCTTCTTGGCTGCGCAGCTGGCTTGTCCAAGTATCTATCGACTTTGCCTTCTTTCACGACCTTctctaggtagttcttccaagtgtagcaGTCGTTGGTTGTGTGACCAGGACCTCGGTGGAATACGCAATACTTAGTGTGGTCTAACTTGGAAGTATCTCATTTTGATTGTTCGGCAACTTGAACCATGGTTCGTTCTTGATGTCATGAAGGATTTGATGAATTAGAATAGAGAACTTAGAATAGCTCTTAGTTATCGGGCCTTCTTTGGTCATAGGTCGGTCCATGCGCTTAACCTCAGGCATGCCCTTGTTGGGCTGTTTTCCATCCTTCTTCCTTTGAGCAGCTGTCGACTCTTTTCGAGGCTGTTCGGGCACCTTTTCTACTTgtcgagcctcgtcccaaagtgcatgcttctctatCAGAGCAAAGGAATCTGCTAGAGTTaggtcttctttcatgatcatttctCCGAACAATGGGTGGTCTGCTgagagtcctttttggaaggctgcacttGCTATCGAGTTATCGCATCCGATGATctttgccttctctgctttgaatctCTTCACATAATCGCAAAGTGACtcatttgggtttttctttacaTTGAACAAGTGATCGGACTTTTTCTTGATTGAACGATAAgatgagtattctttggtgaaaaccaaagaaagatcATCAAAATTCTGGATGGATCGTGCTGACAAGGTatgaaaccaatcttgtgcctcgccttgtaaagtgaatattttgcacataaggACGTCATTGTTCCGATAAAGGACCATCGCACTTATGTAGTGCTTCAAGTGTCTTTCTGGATCCTCatctcctttgaaagatgtgaagtgCAGCATGCTAAACTTGTGTGGAGGCTTTGTCTGCCCGATCTCATCCGTGAAATATGACTTGCTTATGTTAGTCATATCCCGCCTTAGTGTTTCATCAGCCATTTCGTTGCGTCGAAAATCAAGCATCTGTTCATTGAAAAGTCTTTCTACCTCCTCTTGGATTTGCCATTGTTAGAAGAGTGGAGTTATCGGATGCCCCTGGTCTTGACCCGCTGGTCTAGGTTACTATTCTACACGCTCGGCTCATCTATGTCGTGGCTGTGGTGTATGAGATAAGTTCCTAGCAGGCAAGGGATTTCTTTCCAGGCTGCCGGTTGAACTTAAGCCGGATTGAATGACTGCTTCATTTCGTTCGTCAGGCTGCCTGCTCTGATGTGATGCAGATGATGCTCCTTGAGGGCCTAACCGCGAATGAACGCTTTGCctagaaggttgctcatgttgattatcgaagCGTGGCCTCAACCATGAACGAATATTTACCCACAGGCCTAATCAAGAGTGCACGTTCCTCCACGCgttaagacgggagtatacgctatctcgggggcccaatcgagaATGTATGCTACCTAAGTGTTCATTTTATGATTGGTTAAGTAACTGtttgccgggacgctgctggaaaggttcatCTACCCTTGTCTTACTTTGAGACTTCTCGtttggggcacgttggatctcggTGCGTTGtaagagttgattcaccaaggtcatctgttgtgcaagggtgctcgtcaactctatgacttgtccaGATAAATGTTGTTCACTATTCGGATTGGAAGAGCTCGGATGGAATGCACGCTGAACAATAAAAGGGTGGTAGACTTcgagcgcgagatttgagttgcgGAATGTCAAATCTACaaagaaatgtggtgaaaatgcccccggctcgatgatTGGtctggatggttgagatagtctcgagccgacttgggctgcttgagAAGCCATGAGagcaggagcaggctggatcacgggagcaAGTTGGAtcgcgggagcaggctgctcagtGCATGGTGCATGCgagtgcgaggcttgggctcgggcccgtgcaagcttggatggcatGGCTTGGGCCATGGTGGAACCCCGTAGTGGTGGTGCCACTCTGTTTACAACCGTATTTTGCCTCGTGGATCTCCGCgatcccatttcttgagtattggaattttcacttgtaCGAGTAtggaaaatattcaaatggactagaaaatagagaaaaaacatTTTTATGCGAGAGTATTCTatgagtatggatttcaactctcaatgaaagcaccaatttgtggatgcaaatttcttcatccttcttcttggacaaaattgcacctacaaaacaattaacaccttagagtcaaggccaagagcctcacgtgcccatgatgaatggagggctttggccgaagaaactccaatgccaaagttagaatttagagagaaaaaagtgtttagagagtttgtggaattttgcaagagtgttggaatgattttttggtgaaaatgagagcctatttatagggataggccAGTCCCCTTTGGAGAATGAGTGGGCGGCCATTAGGTAGggttttttaggtttaattttggtttaattagtattatgattaattggctaattaatcataaggggaatgttttggtggttatgAAATTAATTGACTAGCTAATTAATGTAATAAAAAgggagaaatgataaaaaataaaaaaataaaaaaggtagaAAGTATGCTAGACTCCTTTTTGAATGGGGATGGCCGGCCTTTGAGTTGTTTTTGGGGTTGAATGAGTGATTTAATTGACAATTAGGGGATTGATTAGgcaattaatcccttaattagtcaattattatgtttttaaaggaagattttaggaaatatgaaaggaatatattatttagctaaataatgaaatggaataaattaggttttgggaattaccttatagaaaggatttaatgaaataggctttaaattgttatctattttgggcacttctaacttggttgaaagagggttgctcgcTGCTCGCACGTAAGAACCTCATTGTAccgcaagggtatttttgtcctttttgttcaaaaatccacatgtcgccttgtgattatttttggctccacaggaGACATAGAACTAAAGATGACATTAGGAAATGTCTTAATTTTGAAGGATGTGCGACATGTACCTTatattagaagaaatttaacTAGTGGATCATGTTTATTAAAGCAAGGTTATAAAGTTGTAATGGAATCAAATAAGGTTGTAATAACCAAGAATAATGTATTTATTGGAAAAGGTTTTATTAGTGAAGGATTATTTAAGTTAAGTGTTTCTTCAGAGTTCAATACTCTTCTAAAAGTTCTTAAGGTTGAATCTAGTAATGTTTGGCATGGACAGTTGGGACATGTAAACttgttcaaaattaagaaaatgatggATTTGGACCTAGTCCCAAAGTCAAACATGAATCTTAAGCGTAAGTGTGAAATTTGTGTACAAGCAAAACAAACCAAGAAACCGTTTAAGTCCGTGGAAAGGAATACCCAAATTTTAGAGTTTATACATAGTGATGTTTGTGACTCAAATAGATTACCTACTAGAGTTGGTAATAAGTATTTTGtcacatttatagatgattgttcgaaatattattatatttatttgataAAGACCAAGGATGAAGTATTTGGTAAATTCAAGATTTACAAGACAGAAGTGGAAAATCAATTAGAGAAAAGGATAAAGAGACTTAGGTCTGATAGAGGTGGTGAGTACACTCTTACCGATCTTTAGTATTTTTTGTGAAGATCATGGTATTATACATGAAGTAACAACACCCTATTCTCCACAAtcaaatggagttgcagaaaggaAGAATAGGACCTTATTGGACATGGTGAATGCAATGCTTTTGAGTTCTAGATTACCGGAAAATTTGTGGGGGGGGAAGCAATTTTGACTGCATGTTTTATAATAAATAGAGTAATAATTAAAGACAACACTACTACTCCATATGAAATGTGGAAAAAGAGAACACCAAATCTCCAAGTCGAAAGTGTGGGGGTGTTTGGCTAAAGTTGAAATCCCATAACCTAAGAGAAAGAAGATAGGACCTAAAACtgtggatattattttcttagGTTATGCTCATAATAGTAGTGCCAATAGATTTCTAGTCATCAATtctgaaataaatgaaatttaGAATAACACTATATTGGAGTCTAGGGATGCAACATATTTTGAAGACATATTTCCTTTCAAGACTATAATGCAAAAGCAAGTGATAGACAGATCATGCACTAGTACTGACAAAGCCTCCACAAGTATTAGCCATCAAGTTACTAATGAAGAAGAACCTCTAGCATAACTTAGAATGAGTAAGAGACCTTGAGTGGAGAAGAACTTTGGTGAtgatttttatacttttttaaTTGAAGATGATCCAACAACATATGAGGAAGCCATGATTTATGTCGATGCTCCATTTTGGAAAGAAGCTATAAACAATGAAGTTGAGACTATTTTACAAAACAACACTTGGGAGTTAACGGATTTACCACCCAGTACTACACCAATTGGTTGTAAGTGGGTATTTAGGAAGAAACTGAAGCCTGATGGAAGTATAGACAATTACAAAGCTAGGCTAGTAGCCAAGGGATTCAATCAAAAGAAAGGAATTGATTACTTTGACACTTACTCTCCTGTGTTTAGGATTACCACAATTAGGATCCTTATAGCGTTATCTTCTATACACAATTTAGTAGttcatcaaatggatgtgaaaacaACATTTTTGAATGGAGACTTAGATGAATAAATTTACATGGAACAACCCGAAGGATTTATAGTGAAAGGCCAAGAACATAAAGTGTGTAAGTTGGTTAAATCGTTATATGGACTCAAGCAAGCTCCTAAGCAATGGCATGAGAAATTTGATAAAGTCATTTTAGAATATGATTATGAAATTAATGAGCATGAAAAGTGTGTCTATTATAAGGAATGCAATGGACAGTGTGTAATTTTATGTCTTTACGTTGATGACATATTATTATTTGGAACAAGTTTGGAAATTGTGAAAGATGTTAAGTCTTATCTATCAAAGAGATTTGATATGAAAGATCTAGGATAAGCCAATATTATTTTGGGAATGAAAGTAGAAAGAACAACAGCAGGTTTTATTATAAACCAAGCTAGTTCAATTGAGAAAATGCTTAAgaagttcaattttttcaattgcAATCCTATCTCGACACCATATGAACCAAGTGTGTGCTTACTTCAAAATAGTGGTGAACCCCAAAATAGTGGTGAACCCGTGTGTCAACTCCAGTATTCTCAAATGATTGGGTCCTTGATGTATACAGCAAATAAAACTAGACCTAATATAGCTTATGCGGTTGGAAGGCCAAGTAGATACACTCATAATCCAAGTAAAGAACACTAGAATGCTTTAAGGCGAGTATTTAATTATCTAAGAGGAACTATAGATTATTATATACACTATAAAGGATTTCCTTATGTAGTAGTAGGGTATAGTGATGCAAATTGGATCACTGATAGCTCCGAAGTGAAATCTACTTTAGGATATGTATTTTTATTGGGAGGAGCAGCTATATCTTGGGGATCTAAGAAACAAACAATAATTTCTAGAAGTACAATGGAATCTGAACTCATAGCTCTTGATACTGAATGTATAGAGGCTGAATGGATTAAGAATTTTTTGCTTGATATCCCATTGGTGAGCAAGCCTATACATGCCATCTCCATACATTGTGATAATAAGGCCGTGATAGATTTAGTGAGGCAAACACAtacaaataagaaattaaatagacACATTAATGTTAGATACAAATCCGTGAGAAGCTTGTTAAATAAAGAAGTTGTTTCTTTGGACTATGTGAAGTCAGAAAAGAACATTGCTGATCAATTGACCAAAGGTCTATCTAGGAATGGAGTCCTAGATTTGTCGAGGGGGATGGGCTTAAACCCATAAGGAAGTCACCTAGGGAAGAAACCCTACCTTTGTGATTGGAGATCCTATGAAGAAGGTTCAACGGGTAGAAACAATCCATATTGCGTGACTTATATTCCAGCACTCTAAAATAGGAGATTTGAAATAAAATCT
Proteins encoded in this region:
- the LOC126592365 gene encoding uncharacterized protein LOC126592365 — its product is MADETLRRDMTNISKSYFTDEIGQTKPPHKFSMLHFTSFKGDEDPERHLKHYIKYSSYRSIKKKSDHLFNVKKNPNESLCDYVKRFKAEKAKIIGCDNSIASAAFQKGLSADHPLFGEMIMKEDLTLADSFALIEKHALWDEARQVEKVPEQPRKESTAAQRKKDGKQPNKGMPEVKRMDRPMTKEGPITKSYSKFSILIHQILHDIKNEPWFKLPNNQNEILPKKVVKEGKVDRYLDKPAAQPRRNTDGDEEPPTKMIQINGIFVESEHLGAINNSKKRKTHEALLISQVQAVDTQPGPIIGFTEQEAEGVDFPHDDALVVYVQLAHTIVDRMMVDNGSAVILLQLSVIQKMGLENTIIRRAEVFTGFNGHTSTAISHITLNVKAPPVVSKQTFTIVSDPSPYNGIVGRPWLIKLDAVTSVKYQKIRFRI